A region of Arabidopsis thaliana chromosome 5, partial sequence DNA encodes the following proteins:
- the MYB16 gene encoding myb domain protein 16: MILFLFVYRWSAIATHLPKRTDNEIKNYWNTHLKKRLVKMGIDPVTHKPKNETPLSSLGLSKNAAILSHTAQWESARLEAEARLARESKLLHLQHYQTKTSSQPHHHHGFTHKSLLPNWTTKPHEDQQQLESPTSTVSFSEMKESIPAKIEFVGSSTGVTLMKEPEHDWINSTMHEFETTQMGEGIEEGFTGLLLGGDSIDRSFSGDKNETAGESSGGDCNYYEDNKNYLDSIFNFVDPSPSDSPMF, from the exons atgattctttttttgtttgtatatagaTGGTCAGCGATTGCTACTCATTTGCCAAAGAGAACAGACAACGAGATCAAGAACTATTGGAACACTCATTTGAAGAAACGGTTAGTGAAAATGGGGATTGATCCAGTGACTCATAAACCCAAAAACGAGACTCCTTTATCTTCTCTTGGTCTATCCAAGAACGCAGCTATACTTAGCCACACTGCTCAATGGGAAAGTGCAAGGCTTGAAGCTGAAGCAAGACTAGCTAGAGAATCAAAGCTTCTTCATTTACAACattaccaaaccaaaacatcatctcaacctcatcatcatcatggaTTCACTCACAAGTCATTGTTACCTAATTGGACAACAAAACCACACGAAG ATCAACAACAGCTTGAATCTCCGACATCTACAGTGTCATTCTCTGAGATGAAGGAATCAATCCCGGCGAAGATAGAGTTTGTCGGATCATCAACTGGTGTGACTCTGATGAAAGAACCTGAACACGATTGGATCAATTCAACGATGCACGAGTTTGAAACTACGCAGATGGGAGAAGGAATCGAAGAAGGGTTCACGGGTCTCTTGCTCGGTGGTGATTCAATCGACCGGAGTTTCTCCGGCGATAAAAACGAGACGGCCGGCGAGAGTAGTGGTGGTGACTGCAACTACTATGAGGACAACAAGAACTACTTGGACAGCATTTTTAACTTTGTAGATCCTTCACCGTCGGATTCACCGATGTTCTGA
- the MYB16 gene encoding myb domain protein 16 (myb domain protein 16 (MYB16); CONTAINS InterPro DOMAIN/s: SANT, DNA-binding (InterPro:IPR001005), Homeodomain-like (InterPro:IPR009057), Myb, DNA-binding (InterPro:IPR014778), HTH transcriptional regulator, Myb-type, DNA-binding (InterPro:IPR017930), Homeodomain-related (InterPro:IPR012287), Myb transcription factor (InterPro:IPR015495); BEST Arabidopsis thaliana protein match is: myb domain protein 106 (TAIR:AT3G01140.1); Has 8813 Blast hits to 8178 proteins in 474 species: Archae - 0; Bacteria - 0; Metazoa - 721; Fungi - 488; Plants - 5846; Viruses - 4; Other Eukaryotes - 1754 (source: NCBI BLink).), whose product MGRSPCCDKLGLKKGPWTPEEDQKLLAYIEEHGHGSWRSLPEKAGLHRCGKSCRLRWTNYLRPDIKRGKFNLQEEQTIIQLHALLGNRWSAIATHLPKRTDNEIKNYWNTHLKKRLVKMGIDPVTHKPKNETPLSSLGLSKNAAILSHTAQWESARLEAEARLARESKLLHLQHYQTKTSSQPHHHHGFTHKSLLPNWTTKPHEDQQQLESPTSTVSFSEMKESIPAKIEFVGSSTGVTLMKEPEHDWINSTMHEFETTQMGEGIEEGFTGLLLGGDSIDRSFSGDKNETAGESSGGDCNYYEDNKNYLDSIFNFVDPSPSDSPMF is encoded by the exons ATGGGTAGATCACCGTGTTGTGACAAATTGGGTTTGAAGAAAGGACCTTGGACACCAGAGGAGGATCAGAAACTTTTAGCTTATATTGAAGAACATGGTCATGGAAGTTGGCGTTCATTGCCTGAGAAAGCTG GTCTCCATCGATGCGGAAAGAGTTGTAGACTAAGATGGACTAACTACCTAAGACCTGACATCAAAAGAGGCAAATTCAACttacaagaagaacaaaccatTATCCAACTCCATGCTCTGTTAGGAAACAG aTGGTCAGCGATTGCTACTCATTTGCCAAAGAGAACAGACAACGAGATCAAGAACTATTGGAACACTCATTTGAAGAAACGGTTAGTGAAAATGGGGATTGATCCAGTGACTCATAAACCCAAAAACGAGACTCCTTTATCTTCTCTTGGTCTATCCAAGAACGCAGCTATACTTAGCCACACTGCTCAATGGGAAAGTGCAAGGCTTGAAGCTGAAGCAAGACTAGCTAGAGAATCAAAGCTTCTTCATTTACAACattaccaaaccaaaacatcatctcaacctcatcatcatcatggaTTCACTCACAAGTCATTGTTACCTAATTGGACAACAAAACCACACGAAG ATCAACAACAGCTTGAATCTCCGACATCTACAGTGTCATTCTCTGAGATGAAGGAATCAATCCCGGCGAAGATAGAGTTTGTCGGATCATCAACTGGTGTGACTCTGATGAAAGAACCTGAACACGATTGGATCAATTCAACGATGCACGAGTTTGAAACTACGCAGATGGGAGAAGGAATCGAAGAAGGGTTCACGGGTCTCTTGCTCGGTGGTGATTCAATCGACCGGAGTTTCTCCGGCGATAAAAACGAGACGGCCGGCGAGAGTAGTGGTGGTGACTGCAACTACTATGAGGACAACAAGAACTACTTGGACAGCATTTTTAACTTTGTAGATCCTTCACCGTCGGATTCACCGATGTTCTGA
- the MYB16 gene encoding myb domain protein 16 (myb domain protein 16 (MYB16); CONTAINS InterPro DOMAIN/s: SANT, DNA-binding (InterPro:IPR001005), Homeodomain-like (InterPro:IPR009057), Myb, DNA-binding (InterPro:IPR014778), Homeodomain-related (InterPro:IPR012287), Myb transcription factor (InterPro:IPR015495), HTH transcriptional regulator, Myb-type, DNA-binding (InterPro:IPR017930); BEST Arabidopsis thaliana protein match is: myb domain protein 106 (TAIR:AT3G01140.1); Has 8674 Blast hits to 8179 proteins in 471 species: Archae - 0; Bacteria - 0; Metazoa - 652; Fungi - 457; Plants - 5850; Viruses - 4; Other Eukaryotes - 1711 (source: NCBI BLink).) → MGRSPCCDKLGLKKGPWTPEEDQKLLAYIEEHGHGSWRSLPEKAGLHRCGKSCRLRWTNYLRPDIKRGKFNLQEEQTIIQLHALLGNRWSAIATHLPKRTDNEIKNYWNTHLKKRLVKMGIDPVTHKPKNETPLSSLGLSKNAAILSHTAQWESARLEAEARLARESKLLHLQHYQTKTSSQPHHHHGFTHKSLLPNWTTKPHEVSFSEMKESIPAKIEFVGSSTGVTLMKEPEHDWINSTMHEFETTQMGEGIEEGFTGLLLGGDSIDRSFSGDKNETAGESSGGDCNYYEDNKNYLDSIFNFVDPSPSDSPMF, encoded by the exons ATGGGTAGATCACCGTGTTGTGACAAATTGGGTTTGAAGAAAGGACCTTGGACACCAGAGGAGGATCAGAAACTTTTAGCTTATATTGAAGAACATGGTCATGGAAGTTGGCGTTCATTGCCTGAGAAAGCTG GTCTCCATCGATGCGGAAAGAGTTGTAGACTAAGATGGACTAACTACCTAAGACCTGACATCAAAAGAGGCAAATTCAACttacaagaagaacaaaccatTATCCAACTCCATGCTCTGTTAGGAAACAG aTGGTCAGCGATTGCTACTCATTTGCCAAAGAGAACAGACAACGAGATCAAGAACTATTGGAACACTCATTTGAAGAAACGGTTAGTGAAAATGGGGATTGATCCAGTGACTCATAAACCCAAAAACGAGACTCCTTTATCTTCTCTTGGTCTATCCAAGAACGCAGCTATACTTAGCCACACTGCTCAATGGGAAAGTGCAAGGCTTGAAGCTGAAGCAAGACTAGCTAGAGAATCAAAGCTTCTTCATTTACAACattaccaaaccaaaacatcatctcaacctcatcatcatcatggaTTCACTCACAAGTCATTGTTACCTAATTGGACAACAAAACCACACGAAG TGTCATTCTCTGAGATGAAGGAATCAATCCCGGCGAAGATAGAGTTTGTCGGATCATCAACTGGTGTGACTCTGATGAAAGAACCTGAACACGATTGGATCAATTCAACGATGCACGAGTTTGAAACTACGCAGATGGGAGAAGGAATCGAAGAAGGGTTCACGGGTCTCTTGCTCGGTGGTGATTCAATCGACCGGAGTTTCTCCGGCGATAAAAACGAGACGGCCGGCGAGAGTAGTGGTGGTGACTGCAACTACTATGAGGACAACAAGAACTACTTGGACAGCATTTTTAACTTTGTAGATCCTTCACCGTCGGATTCACCGATGTTCTGA
- a CDS encoding ATP synthase E chain (unknown protein; FUNCTIONS IN: molecular_function unknown; INVOLVED IN: biological_process unknown; LOCATED IN: endomembrane system; EXPRESSED IN: 23 plant structures; EXPRESSED DURING: 15 growth stages; BEST Arabidopsis thaliana protein match is: unknown protein (TAIR:AT3G01130.1); Has 64 Blast hits to 64 proteins in 11 species: Archae - 0; Bacteria - 0; Metazoa - 0; Fungi - 0; Plants - 64; Viruses - 0; Other Eukaryotes - 0 (source: NCBI BLink).) yields MTLPPGLYSGTSSLALVARASAFGLGLVYGNMKLKVLKIKSMSQKKVEATAHH; encoded by the exons ATGACGCTACCTCCAGGTCTTTACTCCGGCACCAGCTCTCTTGCTCTG GTGGCTCGTGCTTCGGCTTTTGGGTTGGGTCTCGTCTATGGGAACATGAAGCTCAAGGTCCTTAAG ATCAAATCGATGTCACAGAAGAAGGTTGAAGCCACCGCTCATCATTAA
- the MYB16 gene encoding myb domain protein 16: MGRSPCCDKLGLKKGPWTPEEDQKLLAYIEEHGHGSWRSLPEKAGLHRCGKSCRLRWTNYLRPDIKRGKFNLQEEQTIIQLHALLGNRWSAIATHLPKRTDNEIKNYWNTHLKKRLVKMGIDPVTHKPKNETPLSSLGLSKNAAILSHTAQWESARLEAEARLARESKLLHLQHYQTKTSSQPHHHHGFTHKSLLPNWTTKPHEGKPKKHTKSPQNLNFGTLFEFCKTMQINNSLNLRHLQCHSLR, translated from the exons ATGGGTAGATCACCGTGTTGTGACAAATTGGGTTTGAAGAAAGGACCTTGGACACCAGAGGAGGATCAGAAACTTTTAGCTTATATTGAAGAACATGGTCATGGAAGTTGGCGTTCATTGCCTGAGAAAGCTG GTCTCCATCGATGCGGAAAGAGTTGTAGACTAAGATGGACTAACTACCTAAGACCTGACATCAAAAGAGGCAAATTCAACttacaagaagaacaaaccatTATCCAACTCCATGCTCTGTTAGGAAACAG aTGGTCAGCGATTGCTACTCATTTGCCAAAGAGAACAGACAACGAGATCAAGAACTATTGGAACACTCATTTGAAGAAACGGTTAGTGAAAATGGGGATTGATCCAGTGACTCATAAACCCAAAAACGAGACTCCTTTATCTTCTCTTGGTCTATCCAAGAACGCAGCTATACTTAGCCACACTGCTCAATGGGAAAGTGCAAGGCTTGAAGCTGAAGCAAGACTAGCTAGAGAATCAAAGCTTCTTCATTTACAACattaccaaaccaaaacatcatctcaacctcatcatcatcatggaTTCACTCACAAGTCATTGTTACCTAATTGGACAACAAAACCACACGAAGgtaaaccaaagaaacacaCTAAGTCTCCgcaaaatttaaactttggaactttgtttgagttttgtaAGACAATGCAGATCAACAACAGCTTGAATCTCCGACATCTACAGTGTCATTCTCTGAGATGA
- a CDS encoding ATP synthase E chain (unknown protein; FUNCTIONS IN: molecular_function unknown; INVOLVED IN: biological_process unknown; LOCATED IN: endomembrane system; EXPRESSED IN: 23 plant structures; EXPRESSED DURING: 15 growth stages; BEST Arabidopsis thaliana protein match is: unknown protein (TAIR:AT3G01130.1); Has 64 Blast hits to 64 proteins in 11 species: Archae - 0; Bacteria - 0; Metazoa - 0; Fungi - 0; Plants - 64; Viruses - 0; Other Eukaryotes - 0 (source: NCBI BLink).) yields MTLPPGLYSGTSSLALVARASAFGLGLVYGNMKLKIKSMSQKKVEATAHH; encoded by the exons ATGACGCTACCTCCAGGTCTTTACTCCGGCACCAGCTCTCTTGCTCTG GTGGCTCGTGCTTCGGCTTTTGGGTTGGGTCTCGTCTATGGGAACATGAAGCTCAAG ATCAAATCGATGTCACAGAAGAAGGTTGAAGCCACCGCTCATCATTAA